One region of Fragaria vesca subsp. vesca linkage group LG4, FraVesHawaii_1.0, whole genome shotgun sequence genomic DNA includes:
- the LOC101308571 gene encoding LOW QUALITY PROTEIN: protein TIC 22-like, chloroplastic-like (The sequence of the model RefSeq protein was modified relative to this genomic sequence to represent the inferred complete CDS: inserted 1 base in 1 codon), translated as MNLGKPNSPNAPSPPQLNLHQALNSLQSHCSGLLHNLSSHLPLFNXNPSSLQTHLQSALSNLQSQAKTAFHAGFSGFDSSHQSPAWARIAVNNKTQLPNEGPRAAMSTEAIEERLAGVPVYALSNAAEEFVLVSGASSGKSLGLFCFKKEDAESLLEHIRVMDPGMRSGSKVVAVALNKVFQLKVDGVAFRLIPESSQVKNALKEKEKAGSSEDGFFGVPVFQSRSLILRSQSKSYRPVFFRKEDLENSLSRASRDQKQLNPLLRPGDIQVAVLEDVIKGMKEGSTPVWDDVVFIPPGFDISTDPTKQQADAAK; from the exons ATGAACTTGGGCAAACCCAATTCCCCAAATGCTCCCTCACCACCACAACTCAACCTCCACCAAGCCCTCAATTCCCTCCAATCCCATTGCTCCGGTCTCCTCCACAACCTCTCCTCCCATCTCCCTCTCTTCA CCAACCCTTCTTCTCTCCAAACCCACCTCCAGTCAGCTCTCTCCAACCTCCAATCCCAAGCTAAAACCGCATTCCACGCCGGCTTTTCGGGCTTTGATTCCTCCCATCAGAGCCCGGCTTGGGCTCGAATAGCTGTGAACAACAAAACCCAGCTGCCAAATGAGGGGCCCAGAGCTGCCATGTCGACGGAGGCCATCGAGGAGAGGCTGGCTGGCGTGCCGGTCTATGCTCTTAGCAATGCGGCTGAGGAGTTCGTGCTGGTTTCGGGTGCTTCGAGTGGGAAGAGTCTTGGGTTGTTTTGTTTTAAGAAGGAAGACGCTGAGTCACTTCTTGAGCATATTAGAGTTATGGACCCCGGAATGCGAAGCGGGTCCAAAGTGGTGGCTGTGGCCTTGAATAAG GTTTTCCAGCTCAAGGTTGATGGGGTGGCCTTTCGGTTGATTCCTGAGTCTTCTCAAGTCAAGAATGCGCTTAAG GAGAAGGAGAAAGCTGGATCTTCTGAAGATGGCTTTTTTGGGGTGCCAGTTTTCCAG TCTAGGAGCTTGATTCTAAGAAGCCAAAGCAAGAGCTATCGTCCAGTATTTTTCAGGAAG GAGGATTTAGAAAACTCACTATCAAGAGCTTCTCGGGATCAGAAACAATTGAATCCTTTACTTAGACCAGGGGATATTCAG GTTGCTGTTCTTGAGGATGTAATAAAGGGGATGAAG GAGGGTTCCACACCGGTCTGGGATGATGTTGTTTTCATCCCTCCTGGATTTGATATCTCTACTGATCCCACCAAGCAACAGGCAGATGCTGCAAAATAG